In the genome of Schistocerca piceifrons isolate TAMUIC-IGC-003096 chromosome X, iqSchPice1.1, whole genome shotgun sequence, one region contains:
- the LOC124722720 gene encoding uncharacterized protein LOC124722720: MPEKGKMADDEYGYEHRDPRLLQSIESSQTLPQDDEGDASANANARLSFSSSTGSTGAGPDDDDRRSSFGSDLGAATQKQQQERKARPTPPAPAQRSRKKMSAAASDADDATVKEEDLPQKFQVKYLGFRDASGLWGIKHTRKPVDALVAAAKSLKQGTVLPIVNVTVSIDGLTITADKKHDDVIGFFPVDTISYGVQDLVYTRVFSMIVVREVTDSKSQHPFECHAFVCDSRFGARKITYALAAAFQAYSRSAKGQGKVPQKRFAIDLRVPEQIVEVDQEMPDSEA, encoded by the exons ATGCCAGAGAAGGGAAAGATGGCAGACGACGAGTACGGGTACGAGCACCGCGACCCGCGCCTGCTGCAGAGCATCGAGTCGAGCCAGACGCTGCCGCAGGACGACGAAGGCGACGCCAGCGCCAATGCCAACGCG CGGCTGTCGTTCAGTTCGAGCACGGGCTCCACCGGCGCCGGACCGGACGACGACGACAGGCGCAGCTCGTTCGGTTCCGACCTGGGTGCGGCGACGCAGAAGCAGCAGCAAGAGCGCAAGGCGCGCCCGACTCCGCCGGCGCCCGCGCAGCGCAGCCGCAAGAAGATGTCCGCCGCCGCCAGCGACGCCGACGACGCCACCGTCAAGGAGGAGGACCTGCCGCAGAAGTTCCAGGTCAAGTACCTGGGCTTCCGCGACGCCAGCGGGCTCTGGGGCATCAAGCACACGCGCAAGCCGGTGGACGCGCTCGTGGCGGCTGCCAAGTCGCTCAAACAGGGCACCGTGCTGCCCATAGTCAACGTCACCGTCTCTATCGACGGGCTCACGATCACCGCCGACAAGAAGCACGACGACGTTATCGGGTTCTTCCCAGTGGACACCATCTCGTACGGCGTGCAGGACTTGGTGTACACGCGCGTCTTCTCCATGATAGTGGTGCGCGAGGTGACCGACAGCAAGTCGCAGCACCCGTTCGAGTGCCACGCGTTCGTCTGCGACAGCCGGTTCGGCGCCCGCAAGATCACGTACGCCCTCGCGGCCGCCTTCCAGGCCTACAGCCGGAGCGCTAAAGGCCAAGGCAAAGTGCCGCAGAAGCGCTTCGCCATCGACCTGCGAGTGCCGGAGCAAATTGTCGAAGTCGATCAGGAGATGCCCGACTCCGAAGCGTAA